The proteins below are encoded in one region of Streptomyces marianii:
- a CDS encoding SCO5918 family protein, with protein sequence MRCVIARFPFELTKDVVLERMKGVRPEPVTGMSVTIGRRQYPVMQAGAAITRQDRRDFSAGEVVRALTQLGFVCRPSRPAASDKAVSPFQQASDLLGGPAA encoded by the coding sequence ATGCGCTGCGTCATCGCCCGCTTCCCGTTCGAACTGACGAAGGACGTCGTACTGGAAAGGATGAAGGGAGTACGCCCCGAACCCGTCACCGGGATGTCCGTGACTATCGGACGCCGCCAGTACCCGGTCATGCAGGCAGGCGCGGCCATCACTCGTCAGGACCGCCGTGACTTCAGTGCGGGCGAGGTCGTCCGCGCCCTGACCCAGCTCGGCTTCGTCTGCCGGCCGAGCCGGCCGGCCGCCTCCGACAAGGCCGTCAGCCCTTTCCAGCAGGCATCCGACCTGCTCGGCGGCCCCGCTGCCTGA
- a CDS encoding flavin reductase family protein translates to MHVVPGLKVLYFGTPVVLISSLNEDGTANLAPMSSAWWLDQSCMLGLGNNAQTTANLLREGECVLNLPSSAMVDAVDRIALTTGKPAMPDYKAKQGYRYEPDKFSTAQLTEQASDLVRAPRVAECPVQMECRVVAAHPFGGPEPHATAFEVEVLRAHVEENLVIPGTHYVDPLGWDPLIMKFCEFFGGGRNVHPSRLAEGWSMPHQLRSATA, encoded by the coding sequence ATGCACGTCGTCCCCGGGCTCAAGGTCTTGTACTTCGGAACTCCGGTGGTGCTGATCAGCTCACTCAACGAGGACGGCACTGCGAACCTCGCGCCGATGTCCTCAGCGTGGTGGCTGGACCAGTCCTGCATGCTCGGTCTCGGCAACAACGCCCAGACCACCGCGAACCTGCTGCGGGAAGGCGAATGCGTGCTCAATCTGCCCTCGTCGGCGATGGTCGATGCCGTCGACCGGATCGCGCTCACCACCGGGAAGCCGGCCATGCCGGACTACAAGGCGAAGCAGGGCTACCGGTACGAGCCGGACAAGTTCTCGACCGCGCAGTTGACCGAGCAGGCATCGGATCTGGTCCGGGCCCCCAGGGTTGCGGAATGCCCGGTCCAGATGGAATGCAGGGTCGTCGCGGCCCATCCTTTCGGCGGTCCCGAACCGCATGCCACCGCCTTCGAGGTCGAGGTCCTTCGCGCCCATGTCGAGGAAAACCTGGTCATCCCGGGGACGCACTACGTGGACCCGCTCGGCTGGGACCCTCTGATCATGAAGTTCTGCGAGTTCTTCGGCGGGGGACGCAACGTTCACCCGTCGAGACTCGCCGAGGGCTGGAGCATGCCCCACCAGCTCCGGTCGGCGACCGCCTGA
- a CDS encoding FAD-dependent oxidoreductase codes for MVNDARERTGWGRDGKARHAVVIGGSLAGLLAAHVLAGHADRVTVVERDRVPDGPEPRPGVPQGRHAHVLLESGQLALDSLLPGFTAELRAAGAPRVGMPQDMVAWNGTWLRRTAPTTHIHTGSRSQLEHLVRRRVLANPVITTVESAEAVGLAGDASRVRGVLLRERSSADGAAKGSRTLEADLVVDASGRSSRAPQWLAAIGAEPPQEESIDTGQAYASRIYRNTGAHLGTEALAYWFYPNPSQPYAGGVLPLEDGNHLVALAGLRGQEPPTDDAGFTAFAARLPHPYLHEWLLTAEPKTPAYGFRSTANLRRRYDRQGRRPAGFLATGDALCTFNPIYGQGMSVAAMSAMALRDALADPRRRPTTRRVQQALFDASRQAWDISAGADRAMPGAMGSAVASRAVDRPVGWYLDRVQQRYPGDPVLVGPVFRSVLTLTNPLSALFAPRMARAVLFGPVAGTPAAPPMRAETARG; via the coding sequence ATGGTGAACGACGCGCGGGAACGGACCGGTTGGGGACGGGACGGCAAGGCACGCCATGCCGTCGTCATCGGGGGGAGCCTCGCCGGACTGCTCGCGGCGCACGTGCTCGCCGGCCACGCCGACCGGGTGACCGTCGTGGAGCGCGACCGCGTCCCCGACGGTCCCGAGCCGCGTCCGGGGGTCCCGCAGGGCAGGCACGCCCACGTGCTGCTGGAAAGCGGGCAGCTGGCGCTGGACTCGCTGTTACCCGGTTTCACGGCCGAGTTGCGGGCGGCCGGGGCGCCGCGCGTGGGCATGCCCCAGGACATGGTGGCCTGGAACGGCACCTGGCTCCGGCGGACGGCCCCGACGACGCACATCCACACCGGCTCCCGCTCCCAGCTCGAGCATCTGGTGCGCAGACGGGTGCTGGCCAATCCGGTGATCACGACCGTCGAGTCCGCGGAGGCGGTGGGACTGGCCGGGGACGCCTCCCGGGTCCGTGGTGTCCTGCTGCGGGAGCGCAGCAGCGCGGACGGGGCCGCGAAGGGCTCGCGCACGCTGGAGGCGGATCTGGTCGTGGACGCCTCCGGGCGGAGCTCGCGCGCCCCGCAGTGGCTGGCGGCCATCGGGGCCGAGCCGCCGCAGGAGGAGAGCATCGACACCGGCCAGGCGTACGCCTCCCGCATCTACCGCAACACCGGTGCCCATCTGGGCACCGAGGCGCTGGCCTACTGGTTCTACCCGAACCCTTCGCAGCCGTACGCGGGCGGGGTGCTGCCCCTGGAGGACGGCAACCACCTGGTGGCGCTCGCGGGCCTCCGCGGCCAGGAACCGCCCACGGACGACGCCGGGTTCACCGCTTTCGCGGCGCGCCTCCCCCACCCGTACCTCCACGAGTGGCTGCTCACGGCCGAGCCGAAGACACCGGCGTACGGATTCCGCTCGACGGCCAACCTGCGCCGCAGGTACGACCGTCAGGGCCGGCGCCCCGCCGGGTTCCTCGCCACCGGCGACGCGCTCTGCACCTTCAACCCGATCTACGGACAGGGCATGTCGGTCGCCGCCATGAGCGCCATGGCGCTGCGTGACGCGCTTGCCGACCCGCGTCGAAGGCCGACGACCCGACGGGTCCAGCAGGCGCTCTTCGATGCCTCGCGACAGGCGTGGGACATCTCCGCGGGCGCCGACCGGGCCATGCCCGGGGCGATGGGGAGCGCCGTCGCCTCCCGTGCCGTCGACCGCCCGGTCGGCTGGTACCTGGACCGCGTCCAGCAGCGGTACCCGGGCGATCCCGTGCTCGTGGGACCGGTCTTCCGTTCCGTGCTGACGCTGACCAACCCCCTGAGCGCCCTGTTCGCTCCGCGGATGGCCCGGGCGGTGCTGTTCGGCCCCGTGGCCGGCACCCCCGCTGCGCCACCGATGCGAGCGGAGACCGCGCGCGGCTGA
- a CDS encoding DEAD/DEAH box helicase has protein sequence MTRLPRTNDRSSHTRAGNAGSGRNGSRSGGYARHPAAARSEFALPRTITPALPAAEAFADLEMPRELLAALAAEGVTVPFPIQGATLPNTLSGRDALGRGRTGSGKTLAFGLALLARTAGRRAEPRQPLALVLVPTRELAQQVTDALAPYARSLSLRLTTVVGGMSIGRQARALRSGAEVVIATPGRLKDLLTRGDCRLDQVAVTVLDEADQMADMGFLPQVTALLDQVRPGGQRMLFSATLDRNVDLLVRRYLTDPVVHSVDPSAGAVTTMEHHVLQVRGADKHATTTQIAARDGRVIMFLDTKHAVDRLTRDLLGSGIRAAALHGGKSQAQRTRTLAQFRTGHVTVLVATNVAARGIHVDDLDLVVNVDPPADEKDYLHRGGRTARAGRSGSVVTLVTANQRGGVLRLMSHAGISPRITEVRSGEAELHRITGAQTPSGTPVVITSPSSERPGRDAASRPRRNRLVRATRRPARRRSAADAAA, from the coding sequence ATGACCCGACTTCCACGAACCAACGACCGCTCCTCCCACACCCGTGCCGGCAACGCCGGCTCCGGACGGAACGGCAGCCGCTCGGGCGGCTACGCCCGCCACCCTGCCGCGGCCAGGAGCGAGTTCGCTCTCCCGAGGACGATCACGCCTGCGCTGCCCGCTGCCGAGGCGTTCGCCGATCTCGAGATGCCCAGGGAACTGCTCGCGGCACTCGCGGCGGAGGGCGTGACCGTACCGTTCCCGATACAGGGCGCGACCCTGCCGAACACTCTCAGCGGTCGAGACGCTCTGGGCCGCGGCCGCACCGGCTCCGGCAAGACCCTCGCCTTCGGGCTTGCGCTGCTGGCCCGAACCGCCGGCCGGCGCGCCGAACCCCGGCAGCCGCTCGCCCTGGTCCTCGTGCCCACCCGCGAGTTGGCCCAGCAGGTGACCGACGCGCTGGCGCCTTACGCACGATCGCTGAGTCTACGGCTGACCACGGTCGTGGGCGGCATGTCGATCGGAAGGCAGGCACGTGCGCTGCGGAGCGGTGCCGAGGTCGTCATCGCGACGCCGGGCCGGCTCAAGGACCTCCTCACCCGCGGCGACTGCCGGCTGGACCAGGTAGCCGTCACCGTGCTGGACGAGGCCGACCAGATGGCAGACATGGGTTTCCTGCCACAGGTCACCGCGCTGCTCGACCAGGTGCGTCCCGGCGGGCAACGGATGCTGTTCTCTGCCACCCTGGACCGAAACGTCGACCTGCTCGTACGCCGCTATCTGACCGATCCCGTCGTGCACTCGGTGGACCCCTCGGCCGGCGCGGTCACGACGATGGAGCACCATGTGCTACAAGTCCGCGGCGCGGACAAGCACGCCACGACGACGCAGATCGCCGCGCGGGACGGCCGTGTGATCATGTTCCTCGACACCAAGCACGCCGTCGACCGGCTCACCCGGGACCTGCTGGGCAGTGGCATACGGGCAGCCGCGCTGCACGGAGGCAAGTCGCAGGCCCAGCGGACCCGCACACTGGCGCAATTCAGGACCGGGCACGTCACCGTGCTGGTCGCCACGAACGTCGCCGCTCGGGGCATTCACGTCGACGACCTCGATCTCGTCGTCAACGTCGACCCGCCGGCCGACGAGAAGGACTATCTGCACCGCGGTGGCCGGACCGCCCGTGCCGGCCGGTCCGGCAGTGTCGTCACCCTCGTCACCGCGAACCAACGAGGTGGCGTGCTGCGCCTCATGTCGCACGCGGGCATCAGCCCACGTATCACGGAAGTCCGCTCGGGCGAGGCAGAACTGCACCGCATCACCGGCGCGCAGACTCCCTCGGGCACGCCTGTCGTGATCACATCCCCCTCATCCGAACGTCCCGGGCGGGACGCCGCCTCCCGCCCGCGGCGCAACCGTCTGGTACGGGCGACGCGCCGTCCCGCCCGGCGGCGCTCCGCCGCCGACGCGGCTGCCTAG
- a CDS encoding energy-coupling factor ABC transporter ATP-binding protein, with amino-acid sequence MSTSVDESAPGAGVPLVELAGAGFSYPDGPPVLRGVDFAVPGGRSLALLGRNGSGKTTLMRLLSGGLHCAEGRLLLHGEPVVYDRGGLNRLRTTVQLVVQDPDDQLFAASVGQDVSFGPMNLGLPEREVRARVAEALDALDITALEDRPTHLLSYGQRKRAAIAGAVAMRPRVLVLDEPTAGLDPHGQERLLAALERLREGGTTVVMATHDVDLALRWADDAAVLSPAGLRTGPVAELLADRELLDSARLRLPWAMAAEEVLRAHGLLDAGSPGPRTPEELDRWAVPA; translated from the coding sequence GTGAGCACGTCCGTGGACGAGAGCGCACCCGGGGCCGGGGTGCCCCTGGTGGAACTGGCCGGCGCGGGATTCTCCTACCCGGACGGCCCGCCGGTGCTGCGCGGTGTCGACTTCGCCGTGCCTGGAGGACGCTCCCTGGCGCTGCTGGGCCGCAACGGCAGCGGCAAGACGACCCTGATGCGGCTCCTCAGCGGCGGGCTGCACTGCGCGGAGGGCCGGCTCCTGCTGCACGGCGAGCCGGTGGTGTACGACCGCGGCGGGCTGAACCGGCTGCGGACGACGGTGCAGCTGGTCGTGCAGGATCCGGACGACCAGCTGTTCGCCGCGTCGGTGGGCCAGGACGTGTCGTTCGGGCCGATGAACCTGGGGCTGCCGGAGCGGGAGGTACGGGCCCGGGTCGCCGAGGCACTGGACGCCCTGGACATCACGGCACTGGAGGACCGCCCGACGCATCTGCTGTCGTACGGGCAGCGCAAGCGGGCCGCGATCGCGGGCGCGGTCGCCATGCGACCGCGTGTGCTGGTCCTGGACGAGCCGACCGCGGGACTCGATCCGCACGGGCAGGAGCGGCTGCTGGCGGCGCTGGAGCGGCTGCGGGAGGGCGGTACGACCGTGGTGATGGCCACGCACGACGTGGACCTGGCGCTGCGCTGGGCGGACGATGCCGCCGTGCTGTCCCCGGCCGGGCTGCGGACGGGGCCGGTCGCGGAGCTGCTGGCGGACCGGGAGCTGCTGGACTCGGCCCGGCTGCGCCTGCCGTGGGCGATGGCCGCGGAGGAGGTGCTGCGCGCCCACGGACTGCTGGATGCGGGCAGTCCGGGCCCGCGGACCCCGGAGGAACTGGACCGCTGGGCCGTGCCGGCGTAG
- a CDS encoding cation:proton antiporter, with protein sequence MVLVAVFGAALLIAVLLSGLAARTVLSTSFLFLVGGALVSDGFLGLIHITPDSEIVAVTADLALFAVLFTDGMHVSFPKLRAHWKNPARALGLGMPLAFVGMAVATHYLAGLDWTTSFLVGAVLAPTDPVFASAIVGRKEVPAKLRQLLNVESGINDGLALPFVLIFIVAAGPTSGHTEASFGKIALELGLGLAFGVLLPLLVNGLARFSLLGAEPKLQPLLPLATGIILYAVCHLTHANPYLAAFSAGAVITAVSPEAKTAFEPLGEALAELAKFAALLVFGALLTPQLFGDLSFGGYVAVVLAIVLIRPASMLLSLIGTRFDRREKLVAAWFGPKGFASVVYGLLVLQAGIPQGEQAYTLIAVCIAFSIIAHSSTDVPIARIFHVDDLAGIPEGHDDRADGRPDERILKRDNDGASRPS encoded by the coding sequence ATGGTGCTCGTCGCCGTCTTCGGCGCCGCCCTTCTCATCGCGGTGCTGCTCTCCGGGCTCGCCGCCCGGACCGTGCTGTCCACGTCCTTCCTCTTCCTCGTCGGCGGGGCGCTCGTCAGTGACGGGTTCCTCGGACTCATCCACATCACGCCGGACAGCGAGATCGTGGCGGTCACCGCCGATCTGGCACTGTTCGCGGTGCTGTTCACCGACGGCATGCACGTGTCCTTCCCCAAACTGCGGGCGCACTGGAAGAACCCCGCCCGCGCCCTGGGCCTGGGCATGCCGCTCGCCTTCGTCGGCATGGCGGTCGCGACCCACTACCTGGCCGGACTGGACTGGACGACCTCCTTCCTGGTGGGCGCCGTCCTGGCGCCGACCGACCCGGTGTTCGCCTCCGCGATCGTGGGCCGCAAGGAAGTGCCCGCCAAACTGCGGCAGCTGCTCAACGTCGAGAGCGGCATCAACGACGGGCTCGCCCTCCCCTTCGTCCTGATCTTCATCGTCGCGGCCGGCCCGACCAGCGGCCACACCGAGGCGTCGTTCGGGAAGATCGCGCTGGAGCTCGGACTGGGACTCGCCTTCGGGGTCTTGCTGCCGCTGCTGGTCAACGGGCTCGCACGGTTCAGCCTGCTCGGCGCGGAGCCCAAGCTGCAGCCTCTGCTGCCGCTGGCCACGGGGATCATCCTGTACGCCGTGTGCCACCTCACCCACGCCAACCCCTACCTGGCCGCGTTCTCCGCGGGCGCGGTGATCACCGCCGTGTCACCGGAGGCGAAGACGGCTTTCGAACCGCTGGGAGAGGCGCTGGCCGAGCTGGCGAAGTTCGCCGCCCTGCTCGTCTTCGGCGCGCTGCTCACGCCGCAGCTCTTCGGCGACCTGTCCTTCGGCGGGTACGTCGCCGTCGTCCTGGCGATCGTCCTCATCCGCCCGGCTTCGATGCTGCTGTCGCTGATCGGCACCCGCTTCGACCGCCGCGAGAAGCTGGTCGCCGCCTGGTTCGGGCCGAAGGGCTTCGCCTCGGTCGTCTACGGGCTGCTCGTGCTGCAGGCCGGCATCCCGCAGGGCGAGCAGGCGTACACCCTCATCGCCGTCTGCATCGCGTTCTCGATCATCGCCCACAGCAGCACCGACGTCCCCATCGCGCGGATCTTCCACGTCGACGACCTCGCCGGCATCCCCGAGGGCCACGACGACCGGGCGGACGGGCGGCCGGACGAGCGGATCCTCAAGCGCGACAACGACGGGGCATCCCGGCCGTCCTGA
- a CDS encoding IS1182 family transposase produces MNKTFRAFDPRQVLLLPPSLDDWLPEDHLARFVADLVDEVLDLGPVLADYTEKRGYPPYDPRLMVRLLIYGYTTGVRSSRAIERRLADDVAFRFLAAGQEPDFRSIARFRRRHLDALAGLFAQSLHLATKLGMVKMGRVALDGTKLEASASKHKAMSYGRLVDKEERIEAEIAQLEAQAQALLADAEAIDEAEDHAFGVDGKETDLPAELDRREKRLAKLQAARTQIEAEAADKARKHAEDKERRRQERADIHDGQAVTSAGEKAAKAARPKPKAQANFTDPDSRIMKNSDGAYIQAYNAQAVVDEEHQVITAADVTTNPSDALNYTTMLDQSAANTGVHPKQALVDAGYCSETNLEAARERHLACGTDTFMATGRLTHDEQVPPAPRGRIPKDATLKERMAHKLRTKPGKAAYSRRKAIVEPVFGQIMTCQDGRQLLLRGEDGARGEWRLLAACHNLRKIFRHAGTAGLAGLTG; encoded by the coding sequence GTGAACAAGACGTTCCGGGCGTTCGACCCACGCCAGGTCCTGCTGTTGCCGCCGTCGCTGGACGACTGGCTGCCCGAGGACCACCTGGCCCGGTTCGTCGCCGACCTGGTCGACGAGGTGCTCGACCTCGGGCCGGTCCTGGCGGACTACACCGAAAAGCGCGGCTACCCGCCCTACGACCCGCGGCTGATGGTGCGGCTGCTGATCTACGGATACACCACCGGGGTGCGCTCCTCACGGGCGATCGAGCGCCGCCTGGCCGACGACGTCGCGTTCCGGTTCCTGGCCGCCGGCCAGGAACCGGACTTCCGCTCGATCGCCCGGTTTCGCCGCCGCCACCTCGATGCGCTCGCCGGTCTGTTCGCCCAGTCGCTGCACCTCGCGACCAAGCTCGGCATGGTCAAGATGGGACGCGTCGCGCTGGACGGCACGAAACTTGAGGCCAGCGCCTCCAAGCACAAGGCGATGAGCTACGGTCGCCTGGTCGACAAGGAAGAACGCATCGAGGCCGAGATCGCACAGCTGGAGGCACAGGCCCAGGCCCTGCTGGCCGACGCGGAGGCCATCGATGAAGCCGAGGACCACGCCTTCGGCGTGGACGGCAAGGAGACGGACCTGCCCGCCGAACTGGACCGGCGTGAGAAGCGCCTGGCGAAGCTGCAGGCCGCCCGCACGCAGATTGAGGCCGAGGCCGCTGACAAGGCCCGCAAGCATGCCGAGGACAAGGAACGCCGCCGTCAAGAGCGCGCCGACATCCACGACGGGCAGGCCGTCACCAGCGCCGGGGAGAAGGCCGCCAAGGCGGCACGCCCCAAGCCGAAGGCGCAGGCCAACTTCACCGACCCCGACTCGCGGATCATGAAGAACAGCGACGGCGCCTACATCCAGGCCTACAACGCCCAAGCCGTCGTCGACGAAGAACACCAGGTCATCACCGCCGCCGACGTGACGACAAACCCTTCGGATGCGCTGAACTACACCACGATGCTCGACCAGTCCGCCGCCAACACCGGCGTTCATCCCAAGCAGGCCCTGGTCGACGCCGGCTACTGCTCCGAGACCAACCTCGAAGCAGCGCGAGAGCGCCATCTGGCCTGCGGCACCGACACCTTCATGGCCACCGGCCGGCTGACCCACGACGAGCAGGTCCCGCCCGCACCGCGCGGACGCATACCCAAGGACGCCACACTCAAAGAGCGCATGGCCCACAAGCTGCGGACCAAGCCGGGCAAGGCCGCCTACAGCCGCCGCAAGGCCATCGTCGAACCCGTCTTCGGACAGATCATGACTTGCCAGGACGGCCGCCAGCTCCTCCTGCGCGGCGAGGACGGTGCCCGTGGTGAATGGCGACTGCTGGCGGCCTGCCACAACCTTCGCAAGATCTTCCGACACGCCGGGACCGCCGGGCTCGCCGGCCTGACCGGGTAA
- a CDS encoding NADPH-dependent 2,4-dienoyl-CoA reductase, with protein MTPTPYPHLLSPLDLGFTTLPNRVLMGSMHIGLEEAENGFERMAAFYAERARGGVGLIVTGGISPNDAGRPYDGGAKLTTEEEAAQHRTVTDAVHAAGGRIAMQILHFGRYAYHPELVAPSALQAPISPFVPNALTDEQVEQTIEDYVRAAELARSAGYDGVEIMGSEGYLINEFIANATNHRDDRWGGSYENRTRFPREIVRRTRERVGDDFIIVYRLSMLDLVPGGSSLDEVVALAKEIEAAGATIINTGIGWHEARIPTIATSVPRGAYTWVTRRLMGSVSVPLVTSNRINTPEVAEQVLAEGRADMVSMARPFLADPEFVAKAREDRAETINTCIGCNQACLDHTFSGRITSCLVNPRACHETELVLSPTRLRKRLAVVGAGPAGLAFSVSAAERGHEVTLFDGAEEIGGQLNIAKRVPGKEEFEETLRYFRTQLELRGVEVRLGTFVTPDLLTGYDEIVVATGVTPRTPAIEGVDHPSVVSYLDVLRDGAEVGERVAVVGAGGIGFDVAEFLTDGGEGASLDPETYFRQWGVDTGYAERGGLRAPERPRPPRTLHLLQRKTSKVGAGLGKTTGWIHRTELRHRGVTMVAGAAYDRIDDEGLHITVDGTARTIPVDTVVLCTGQEPRRDLYEELTAAGRTAHLIGGADVAAELDAKRAIDQGTRLAATI; from the coding sequence ATGACCCCCACCCCGTACCCGCATCTGCTCAGCCCGCTCGACCTCGGTTTCACCACGCTCCCGAACCGGGTGCTCATGGGCTCGATGCACATCGGCCTGGAGGAGGCGGAGAACGGCTTCGAGCGCATGGCGGCCTTCTACGCCGAGCGTGCGCGCGGAGGTGTCGGACTGATCGTGACCGGCGGCATCTCCCCGAACGACGCGGGACGCCCCTACGACGGCGGCGCCAAGCTCACCACCGAGGAGGAGGCCGCGCAGCACCGCACGGTCACCGACGCGGTGCACGCGGCGGGCGGCCGGATCGCCATGCAGATCCTGCACTTCGGCCGCTACGCCTACCACCCCGAGCTGGTCGCGCCCAGCGCGTTGCAGGCCCCCATCAGCCCGTTCGTCCCCAACGCCCTCACCGACGAGCAGGTCGAGCAGACCATCGAGGACTACGTCCGCGCGGCGGAGCTGGCCAGGTCCGCGGGTTACGACGGCGTCGAGATCATGGGCTCCGAGGGCTACCTGATCAACGAGTTCATCGCGAACGCCACCAACCACCGGGACGACCGCTGGGGCGGCTCGTACGAGAACCGCACCCGCTTCCCCCGGGAGATCGTCCGCCGTACCCGCGAACGGGTCGGCGACGACTTCATCATCGTCTACCGGCTGTCGATGCTCGACCTCGTGCCCGGCGGCTCCTCGCTCGACGAGGTCGTCGCGCTCGCCAAGGAGATCGAGGCGGCCGGTGCGACCATCATCAACACCGGCATCGGCTGGCACGAGGCCCGGATCCCGACCATCGCGACCTCGGTGCCGCGCGGCGCGTACACCTGGGTGACGCGCAGGCTCATGGGCTCGGTGTCCGTGCCGCTGGTGACCAGCAACCGGATCAACACGCCCGAGGTGGCGGAGCAGGTGCTCGCCGAGGGACGCGCGGACATGGTGTCCATGGCGCGGCCGTTCCTGGCCGACCCGGAGTTCGTCGCCAAGGCCCGCGAGGACCGCGCCGAGACGATCAACACCTGCATCGGCTGCAACCAGGCGTGTCTGGACCACACCTTCAGCGGCAGGATCACCTCCTGCCTGGTGAACCCGCGTGCCTGCCACGAGACCGAGCTGGTCCTCTCCCCCACCCGGCTGCGCAAGCGCCTGGCGGTCGTCGGCGCAGGCCCGGCGGGCCTGGCGTTCTCGGTCTCGGCCGCCGAACGCGGCCACGAGGTCACGCTCTTCGACGGGGCCGAGGAGATCGGCGGGCAGCTGAACATCGCCAAGCGCGTCCCCGGCAAGGAGGAGTTCGAGGAGACGCTGCGCTACTTCCGCACCCAGCTGGAGCTGCGCGGGGTGGAGGTCCGGCTCGGGACCTTCGTCACGCCGGACCTGCTGACCGGGTACGACGAGATCGTGGTCGCGACCGGTGTCACGCCCCGGACGCCGGCGATCGAGGGTGTCGACCACCCCAGCGTCGTCAGCTACCTCGACGTGCTGCGCGACGGGGCCGAGGTCGGTGAGCGGGTCGCCGTCGTCGGCGCCGGCGGGATCGGCTTCGACGTCGCGGAGTTCCTCACCGACGGCGGCGAGGGTGCGAGCCTCGACCCGGAGACGTACTTCCGGCAGTGGGGCGTGGACACCGGATACGCCGAGCGGGGCGGGCTGCGGGCCCCGGAGCGGCCGCGGCCCCCGCGCACGTTGCATCTCCTCCAGCGCAAGACCTCCAAGGTCGGCGCGGGCCTCGGCAAGACGACGGGGTGGATCCACCGCACGGAGCTCAGGCACCGCGGCGTCACGATGGTCGCGGGGGCGGCGTACGACCGGATCGACGACGAGGGCCTGCACATCACGGTGGACGGCACGGCGAGGACGATCCCCGTGGACACGGTGGTGCTGTGCACCGGCCAGGAGCCGAGGCGCGACCTGTACGAGGAGCTGACCGCGGCGGGCCGCACCGCGCACCTCATCGGCGGCGCCGACGTGGCCGCCGAACTGGACGCCAAGCGGGCCATCGACCAGGGCACCCGGCTGGCGGCGACGATCTGA
- a CDS encoding PadR family transcriptional regulator, with amino-acid sequence MSLPHAILTALLEKPSSGLELTRRFDRSIGYFWSATHQQIYRELGKLEESGLIRALPAAQPARGKRKEYEVLPAGRTELAGWVGRTEDPKPIRDALLLRMRAAAVVGTQGLEAELRRHLDLHRRQLAEYEDIEQRHFPPERDAAEDRLRHVVLRGGIELERFWTGWLTEALDELGRLPLASR; translated from the coding sequence ATGTCCCTCCCGCACGCGATCCTCACCGCCCTGCTCGAGAAGCCGTCCTCGGGCCTGGAGCTGACCCGCCGCTTCGACCGGTCCATCGGCTACTTCTGGTCGGCGACGCACCAGCAGATCTACCGCGAGTTGGGGAAGCTGGAGGAGTCGGGGCTGATCCGCGCCCTGCCCGCGGCCCAGCCCGCACGGGGCAAGCGCAAGGAGTACGAGGTGCTGCCCGCGGGCCGAACCGAACTGGCCGGCTGGGTGGGCAGGACCGAGGACCCCAAACCCATCCGGGACGCGCTGCTGCTGCGCATGCGGGCGGCGGCGGTCGTGGGGACGCAGGGGCTCGAGGCTGAGCTGCGTCGCCATCTCGACCTGCACCGGCGGCAGTTGGCGGAGTACGAGGACATCGAGCAGCGCCATTTCCCGCCGGAGCGGGACGCGGCCGAGGACCGGCTCCGGCACGTGGTGCTGCGCGGGGGGATCGAGCTGGAGCGGTTCTGGACCGGCTGGCTCACGGAGGCGCTGGACGAGCTCGGCAGGCTTCCCCTGGCGTCCCGGTAG
- a CDS encoding cold-shock protein: MATGTVKWFNAEKGFGFIEQDGGGADVFAHYSNIAAQGFRELLEGQKVTFDIAQGQKGPTAENIVPA, from the coding sequence ATGGCTACCGGTACCGTGAAGTGGTTCAACGCGGAAAAGGGTTTCGGCTTCATCGAGCAGGACGGCGGCGGCGCCGACGTGTTCGCCCACTACTCGAACATCGCCGCTCAGGGATTCCGCGAACTGCTTGAGGGCCAGAAGGTCACCTTCGACATCGCGCAGGGCCAGAAGGGCCCGACGGCAGAGAACATCGTTCCCGCCTGA
- a CDS encoding helix-turn-helix domain-containing protein, with protein MTADDSVGRLEDDDFPAYTMGRAAEMLSITPGFLRAIGEARLITPLRSEGGHRRYSRYQLRIAARARELVDQGTPIEAACRIIVLEDQLEEALRINAEYRRAAGE; from the coding sequence ATGACAGCGGACGACTCGGTCGGCCGTCTCGAGGACGACGACTTCCCCGCCTACACGATGGGGCGAGCAGCCGAGATGCTCAGTATCACTCCCGGCTTCCTCCGTGCCATCGGCGAGGCACGGCTGATCACTCCCCTACGATCCGAGGGCGGCCACCGGCGCTACTCCCGCTACCAGCTGCGCATCGCGGCTCGTGCCCGGGAACTCGTCGACCAGGGCACGCCCATCGAGGCCGCCTGTCGCATCATCGTCCTCGAGGACCAACTCGAGGAGGCCCTGCGCATCAACGCCGAGTACCGGCGCGCTGCGGGCGAATAA